A window of Nerophis ophidion isolate RoL-2023_Sa linkage group LG17, RoL_Noph_v1.0, whole genome shotgun sequence contains these coding sequences:
- the btc gene encoding probetacellulin isoform X3: MAKVYRLYAGIITAPTLDTGEWNDHFSKCPEELHHYCIHGACRYIKDQKTPSCRCQSGYVGSRCEYIDLDWQIGERRQIIIISVIAALVLLIFLILFFFICSHRRSRLCRKKGRQTEESRNGTEKLHMMDTSGHTLAPDPVEPLNNNNDV; the protein is encoded by the exons ATGGCCAAGGTGTATAGACTCTATGCAGGAATAATAACAG CGCCCACTTTAGATACGGGAGAGTGGAATGACCATTTCTCCAAATGTCCAGAAGAACTCCACCACTACTGCATCCACGGGGCGTGTCGCTATATCAAAGACCAGAAGACGCCCTCTTGCAG GTGTCAGAGTGGTTACGTTGGCTCCAGGTGTGAGTACATCGACCTGGACTGGCAGATAGGAGAAAGGCGGCAAATAATCATCATCAGCGTCATTGCGGCACTCGTGCTCCTCATTTTCCTCATCTTGTTCTTCTTCATCTGTTCACA TCGCAGGTCCAGATTGTGCCGGAAGAAGGGACGACAGACGGAGGAATCAAGGAACGGGACCGAGAAGCTCCATATGATGGACACCAGTGGACACACCTTAGCACCAGACCCAGTGGAACCTCTAAATAACAACAATGATGTATGA
- the btc gene encoding probetacellulin isoform X1, translating to MAKVYRLYAGIITALALCEYSTANWNITESVNKTETPCHRHGNGDNCTAPTLDTGEWNDHFSKCPEELHHYCIHGACRYIKDQKTPSCRCQSGYVGSRCEYIDLDWQIGERRQIIIISVIAALVLLIFLILFFFICSHRRSRLCRKKGRQTEESRNGTEKLHMMDTSGHTLAPDPVEPLNNNNDV from the exons ATGGCCAAGGTGTATAGACTCTATGCAGGAATAATAACAG CTCTCGCTTTATGTGAATACTCCACCGCCAATTGGAATATCACAGAGTCTGTTAATAAAACAGAGACCCCCTGTCATCGCCATGGCAACGGAGATAACTGCACAG CGCCCACTTTAGATACGGGAGAGTGGAATGACCATTTCTCCAAATGTCCAGAAGAACTCCACCACTACTGCATCCACGGGGCGTGTCGCTATATCAAAGACCAGAAGACGCCCTCTTGCAG GTGTCAGAGTGGTTACGTTGGCTCCAGGTGTGAGTACATCGACCTGGACTGGCAGATAGGAGAAAGGCGGCAAATAATCATCATCAGCGTCATTGCGGCACTCGTGCTCCTCATTTTCCTCATCTTGTTCTTCTTCATCTGTTCACA TCGCAGGTCCAGATTGTGCCGGAAGAAGGGACGACAGACGGAGGAATCAAGGAACGGGACCGAGAAGCTCCATATGATGGACACCAGTGGACACACCTTAGCACCAGACCCAGTGGAACCTCTAAATAACAACAATGATGTATGA
- the btc gene encoding probetacellulin isoform X2: MLTCRVSSTLHSLAAPTLDTGEWNDHFSKCPEELHHYCIHGACRYIKDQKTPSCRCQSGYVGSRCEYIDLDWQIGERRQIIIISVIAALVLLIFLILFFFICSHRRSRLCRKKGRQTEESRNGTEKLHMMDTSGHTLAPDPVEPLNNNNDV, encoded by the exons atgttgacatgcagagtttcaagcactcttcattctctagcag CGCCCACTTTAGATACGGGAGAGTGGAATGACCATTTCTCCAAATGTCCAGAAGAACTCCACCACTACTGCATCCACGGGGCGTGTCGCTATATCAAAGACCAGAAGACGCCCTCTTGCAG GTGTCAGAGTGGTTACGTTGGCTCCAGGTGTGAGTACATCGACCTGGACTGGCAGATAGGAGAAAGGCGGCAAATAATCATCATCAGCGTCATTGCGGCACTCGTGCTCCTCATTTTCCTCATCTTGTTCTTCTTCATCTGTTCACA TCGCAGGTCCAGATTGTGCCGGAAGAAGGGACGACAGACGGAGGAATCAAGGAACGGGACCGAGAAGCTCCATATGATGGACACCAGTGGACACACCTTAGCACCAGACCCAGTGGAACCTCTAAATAACAACAATGATGTATGA